CCTCATTCGGTCGACATACAGCCCATTCTTTTGCAAGGTCAATACTTTCGATCAAATAAAACCCCTGACCATAGTCATGCTTTTTTTCGCCCTTGCCGTATGTTGGTACTACGATTTTGTCTGAAGTACCATGAAATAAGATCAACTTGTCCATTTTCGCATTTCCTCCTAAATGAACATCTTTTCAAGCATAGATTTCTTGAGAATTTTTAATTTTTCCACCTTACGCTGATGAAGGGTGATGAGGTGGTCGAGGTGGGAGAAACACTTACCGATGTATGATTGCTCTTCCGTATTGGTAATAAACACTTTGGAATTATTTATATTTATTTTTGATAAACTAGGCACACCAGTAGACTCATCTTTTTTATACCAATTTATTTTTTGAAATATACAATATATAAACATCAAATCAAAACTATCCTGCGGAATCGAGTAAAACAAAGTGTCCACAGTCCAAAATGGAGCCCTCAAAAGATATGGACTATTAATAGTTCCTTTTCTTCCAATCCCAATAGCATCTTTCTCATATGAAAGAGCTGAATCAACACTAAGCATATATCCACCAGTTCCATATACAGGAATATTCCCCTGAGACAGATGTTTGTAATCTTTTCCACTTCTTACGTCAACGATTTCCCCCAACTTACGCTGTTCCCAAGCGTCTGAAAAGCCTTTGAATCGTAATTCTGGAATATTTTTCCCATTTTTTGGGAACATTTTAGCTAGTAATGTCTTTTTCAATGTCTGTAACCCTTCCTCCTTACGCTGATGAAGGGTGATGAGGTGGTCTAATGTAGTTAAATATTCTCCGATTTTTTGCTGTTCCACAATATGTGGTAGAGGAATTGGCATTTCAAAAAATATAGAATCTTTTATTGAAAACCTGTCAGACCTTGCACCCGAATTACCATTGAAATTCATAAATGAATGCCAATACCTACTCTTGAAGAAATATTCTAAATAAGTTGTGTCAATATCGTGTGTTCTAAAAACCGTATAAAGTGGTGACATTACGCCAATTTTGGCTAACTTATTACGATTTATCGGACCAACAGGTGCAGAAATTGAGATACGAGGATTATAAACAAAATCCTCACTCCTGACGATATAATAACCGTCTAAACTATTAACTTTTGCAATATCATGGTCAAAAAAATCTCTTTGGCTTATTATTCCAAACTCTGCCGAGTTAGTAAAAGTTTCTATATATTGTAGTCCTATATTTTTTTCATTTACTTTATCTGCAACTTCCCCCAACTTACGCTGTTCCCAAGCTTTCGCGCCTTCCCCTGCAAACTCTTTAAAACGAACTTTCGGTTGTATTATTTTATTGTTTGTCATTATACCTTTCCTCCTATCGTTTGCGTTGTAGTGGGATAATTTCTTCTTCAATTAATTCTTTATGTTTCTTTTTAACAGCACGTTTATATTTAAGTCTATTCAGGGCATCTGCACCCTTATTCTCTTGGTATTTATTAAAGTTTTGAGAATCAATTAATGCCTGTTCCCCTCTTTGTTTCTCTTTACCTAAGCGATAGTGATTCGCCACAAATTGTAATTCTGACTGCCCTACTGCATATTCTTCAGAAAATTCTCTCAATGAATCCTCTACTTTTTCTTGAATTTCCTCTTCCAATATTTCCATGACTGATTGACCTTTATAACGAATCGGATCCATTTGAATTTGTGCCCATAAATTACTGATGACAGTCGCCAATTTCGAATTCGATTTTTCTAAATCTATAATATATTTATCGATTGATGCAACATCCCTTGGCGAAATCTCTTGAATATCATTTTCCTCCTCAGGAATAAAGGCTTGAATCAAAGTGATAATATACTCATAGTTGATAACATCTGTTCGGATAGATTCAAGCGCATAATAAATATCCACTTTTGTAAGCGTCTTGTCCTCATCAGGATCTTTTCTATTTTTCAATTCATCAATAACATTTTGATATTTTCCATTATATGATTCGATCATTGACTTAGTTAAGCCCACTGTTGACAATGCAGCCTGTTCATCATATTCTGAATACACTTGAATCGAAGCAAATAATTTGTCAAATTCCTGATAGGCTTTCGCAAAGCGTCTCAATTCTTCATCTGAAGCTCGGTCAATATCCGGTGTTTGTTCAGGTGTCGATGCAATTGCGAATAACTGTTTTACTTTCTCATCGAAATCCGCTTTCTCTTCCGACCATTCTGGTGCTAAAACAAAATTCTCGCCACCATTTGAGTACAATTTCAACGCATTATCAACGCTTTCCTTGAATAATTGTGGTGCTTGGAAAGTAACAATTTGTCCATGTTTCTTCTGTTGGTCGAATAAGCGATTCGTTCGACTAAAAGCTTGGACAAGATGCTGCGGCTTCATTGGTAATCGGTCGATAAATAAAGTGGATAGACTGGGTGCATCAAAGCCAGTTAATAGCCTATCTACCACAATTACTAAGTCCAACTGCTGATCCCTAAACTGATAACGATCACTCTTACGTGCTAAACGATCATTCAGATTCGTATTATACCCTCTATAATCCATTACATGAAAATGTGTATTAAATTGTTGGTTATAATACTCAATGGCTTGTTTCATCTTTTCTTGACTTTGAATACTACTCGATTCATTTTCACTAACAGAATACGTAATCGCTACTCTAGGAAAGTCAGGTACCATTCTCTTTATTTCTTCCGATAAGGTTACTGTAACACCTTCTCGTGTCAAAGTTCCCTCTTCTTTTAATTCTTTAAAATAATCAAAATACCGTTGCGCAATCGCAATACTTTTTACAGTTAAAATCGCACTATACGTGTTCCCTACCCCACGATTTAATCCTAATTTTCTGACCGATTGATTTACAATCGAATCAATCACTCGCAACATATGGCTATCTTTTTCATACACTTCAGAAGAGATATCTTTCTCCTCTATCTCATTCATAATCGTTGATTTATACTCAACTTGAAAACCCAGTACAGCTTTATCATGAATCGCTTCTTTTACTGTATACTCATGCAGACAGTTACCATATTGCTCCTCTGTTGTTTGAGCTAAATTACCTAATTGTTCTCGTTTATTTTCAGCAAAAATCGGTGTACCTGTAAAGCCGTACCATGTAGAATGGACAAAAAAACGTGATATTACTTTTTGTGCTTGCGGTGTAACTGCACGGTGACATTCATCTACTACAAACGCTAATTTAATTTGCCGAATACCTGCTTGTTTGGATTCATATTTTCCACGTTCAAACTTTTTCATCATAGTTTGAATTTTTTGAATCGTCGTTACAATTACTGATTTCTCTTTTGAAATTAGACGCTTAACTAACGCATCGGTATTATCCGTTTCATCAATATCAATCACATCATTTCGTGCATACGATAAGAAACTCAATGATGTTTGTTGGTCTAAATCTTGACGATCCACCACAAAAATAGTCTTTTCCATTGAGGGAATCAATAATAAATTACGTGCCACTTTATAGCTCGTTAATGTCTTTCCAGAACCTGTCGTATGCCAAATATAGCCAGACTCTCCCCTACACGCACGTTTTTTCACTTCTTCAATAGCATGTACTTGATAAGGACGCAATAAAATGAGTGCTTTTTTATCATCATCAATAACAGAATATTGCATCACCATTTCATGCGCACGTGGAATAGACAATACATGATCTGCGAAATCTAATAAGTGATTAACTGGTTGATTATTTTTATCCACCCATTTAGTCAAAAATTGATCATTTAGACGATTTTCACGTGCTGCTGCAATATAGCGTGTTTCAGATACATTTGAAATTACAAACATTTGAAGTGTTGAATAAATACCTCTAAACTTACCTTCTTTGTCATACTTTTTAATTTGATAAAAGGCATCCATAAAACCAGTACTATTATTTTTTAGTTCAATATGGATCATCGGCAAGCCATTAATTAATAGTGTTACATCTAAACGTCGATTACCATCTGAGTTGGAAGCACTACTACGTTCAACTTGATTCACTACTTCATAAGAAGACGTTCCCCCACTGACATTGTCACGCCGTAATACCTCCAGATAAATCGTACCTAATGACGCATCTTCACGCTGAACCACCACTCGAACAATTCCGTTCTCCCCTACTAACCATTTAGCTGCAGAGTAGTAATTAACAAAATTCAGTTGATTCTTTATTTGCTCTTTTTCTTGTTTGGTTAACGGCACTTCATTCAGTAATCGTACATTATTTTGTTCTAATTTTAAAAAGAAATTATTCCATAATTGTTCTTCATTCTTTAAATCATCACGATATGTCCATTGACTTTCTCCACTTGTTAGTCTATCAATCAATTGTCGTTCATACATTAATTCTCCTGTATAATTCGCCAAATTTACCCCTCCTTTTGGGACACTCTTGTACGTATTTTATCATATTTTAAATCGAATTTGTACTTTTTATCACAGAAAGACAAAGTATTTTAATACAGCAAGCTTGGGAACAGCGTAAGTTGGGGGAAGTTGCAGATAAAGTAAATGAAAAAAATATAGGACTACAATATATAGAAACTTTTACTAACTCGGCAGAGTTTGGAATAATAAGCCAAAGAGATTTTTTTGACCATGATATTGCAAAAGTTAATAGTTTAGACGGTTATTATATCGTCAGGAGTGAGGATTTTGTTTATAATCCTCGTATCTCAATTTCTGCACCTGTTGGTCCGATAAATCGTAATAAGTTAGCCAAAATTGGCGTAATGTCACCACTTTATACGGTTTTTAGAACACACGATATTGACACAACTTATTTAGAATATTTCTTCAAGAGTAGGTATTGGCATTCATTTATGAATTTCAATGGTAATTCGGGTGCAAGGTCTGACAGGTTTTCAATAAAAGATTCTATATTTTTTGAAATGCCAATTCCTCTACCACATATTGTGGAACAGCAAAAAATCGGAGAATATTTAACTACATTAGACCACCTCATCACCCTTCATCAGCGTAACGAAAAATTTTATTCTAACTTCAAAAAATTATTATCACATTATAACACTTTCTACAAATCCATCTAAAATTGTACTATTACATAGAATCATAGAACAGTTTCAAAACTGTTTTAATGATATTCACACATTTAATTCCATAAACTCTTACTTTTCATACTACATTTCACTATTCATTTACGATACGATATATTTACCCCCTTATAATTCTTATACGCTCATCAACGTAAGTCAGAGAAAGGGTATAACTATGGATGCAACAAATTTATTTTCAGAATATTATGAGCAATGGATGACAATATATAAAAAAGATTCTGTTCGAAGCATTACTCTTGCAAAATATCAAATGACACTCAAATGGATTCGACAACTCGCACCGGATTTGACACTTGAACAACTTAATCGTTTAAATTACCAAACATTATTAAATGACTATGCAAAAGTACATGAACGACAAACAACGATGGATTTCCATCATCAATTAAAAAGTGCCATTCTGGATGCAGTTGATGAAGGTTATTTGGAACGCGACCCTACTCGTAAAGCTATTATAAAAGGAAAAATCCCTCGGAATAAAAAACCAAAATATCTTAGTCAATTTGAATTACACTCATTGTTACAACAATTGGATTTATCTAATCAACTCAACTGGGATTGGTTTATCCTATTAATTGCCAAAACTGGGATACGTTTTTCAGAAGCACTTGCTTTAACACCTGAAGACTTTGACTTTCCACATCAAATACTTTCTATCAATAAAACATGGGATTACAAAGGAGATGGTGGTTTTGCGCCAACAAAAAATAAATCTTCTCATCGCAAAATTCGTATTGACTGGCAATTAGTAATTCAATTTTCTCAACTAATTAAAGGTTTTGAAGCGGAGAAACCCATCTTTACTGATGGAAAAGTATATAATTCAACAATAAACGATCGATTATCCCGACATTGTCGTCAAGCTGAAATTCCAGTAATTTCAATTCATGGTTTGCGCCATACACACGCATCACTCTTGCTAAGTGCTGGAGTATCAATCGCAAGTGTCGCCCAACGCCTAGGTCATTCAAGCATGACGACAACTCAAAAAACATATTTACACATTATTCAAGAACTCGAAAATAAAGACACGGATATTATTATGCGATCCATGTCGGAACTATATTAATAATTAAACTGACTTACATTGATGAGATGTTATTCTTTCCAGAACAAAAAGCTAGCATTACGCTAACTTTTTGAATTCTATAATAGTTTAATGAGTGTTATCACAACAAAATATCACTCCTTACTCCCCCAAATACTTAACGTATATCTGACACGGATTCTGTTCATTCCACAAAGTAGGAAAGCATTCTAATTCCTTGTAACCTATTGCGATGTAAAATCGATTCGTTCTATCATACTCCGGGTAGCATCCCATCTTTACCGATACGGCTAAGTTAGTATAAGTTTATACAACTTGCGCTATTCACGTCCGAAAACTTCCAGATTCCACCACGATAACGTGGGGCTAAAAAGTCTTATCCGAACAGGAGTGGTATCGTCACTCCTTGTAAAATACTAAATACTTGCTAAATTAATCGCTGCATTCAAATCACGATTGATTGATATTCCACAATGTTGACAATTGTATTCTCGCTTATCGAGTGGCATAGGTTGACGATTGCCACATACACAACACAATTGACTGGATGGGAAGCGGCTATCAACTTTAACCACTTCAATACCAAAAAAGTTTGCTTTTTGTATGATAATGGTTTGTAAGTTGTACCATGCAACATCATGGATTGCTTTCGCAAGTCTTTTATTTTTCAACATGTGTTTAATACTTAATGATTCCATCACGATGCGTTTTGGCTTGGTTCTCACCAAAGCATTCGCTACATGAAATGCATAATTGCGTCTAATATTGGTTTTCTTTTGCACACATTTTAAGAATCGCTCATAGGTCTGCTGATATTTTTTTGAGCCTCGCTCTTTACGGGATAAAGCACGTTGATACTGTTTAATTTTCTTATCCAATTCTTTCACTGATTCGCTTTTCATGATATTATCAAACGTTTGTCCATCAGAGGTGGTCACTAGTGTTGTTAACCCTAAATCCAACCCAATAGAAACGTCCGTCAATTCAACTTGTTCTGGTTTTGGGACTTCTGTTGTAATTGAAATCCACCAGCTAAGTCCATCGTAAGACACTCTTGGATTGCCCAGCTTAAAGTTTCTTGGCAATTGGGAAGAGGTCTTAATATCCCCAATCATTGAAATGTAAACCGCTTTACGTTTGACTTTCGTTTTAACATAATCGGCATAAAACGACAGTTTTGATTTACGTGTTTTCCAATTGACATGATAGCCATTTTTAAAATTTTTAAATGACCGACTTCTAGCAGTAATATAATCTTTTACAGCTTGTTTTGCCACATCGGCTGATACTAATTTCATATAAGGGAAATCATCGCCTCTCCTAATTTGAGTCATTAGTGGGCCGAAATCTCTATCATTAATACCTTTGCCGAATTGTTTTAAATACTGTAAATCTAACTCTTTGCATAGATTATATGCCTTGCGAGCCACTCCGCAAGATTGAAACAGAAGTTCTTGTTGTTCGTCAGTTGGAAAAAGCTTTATTTTAATTGCCTTTTTCAAGTTCCTTCTCCTTATACGATTGAATCATTGATTTTGTACGTCTG
The genomic region above belongs to Aerococcaceae bacterium zg-1292 and contains:
- a CDS encoding type I restriction endonuclease subunit R, yielding MANYTGELMYERQLIDRLTSGESQWTYRDDLKNEEQLWNNFFLKLEQNNVRLLNEVPLTKQEKEQIKNQLNFVNYYSAAKWLVGENGIVRVVVQREDASLGTIYLEVLRRDNVSGGTSSYEVVNQVERSSASNSDGNRRLDVTLLINGLPMIHIELKNNSTGFMDAFYQIKKYDKEGKFRGIYSTLQMFVISNVSETRYIAAARENRLNDQFLTKWVDKNNQPVNHLLDFADHVLSIPRAHEMVMQYSVIDDDKKALILLRPYQVHAIEEVKKRACRGESGYIWHTTGSGKTLTSYKVARNLLLIPSMEKTIFVVDRQDLDQQTSLSFLSYARNDVIDIDETDNTDALVKRLISKEKSVIVTTIQKIQTMMKKFERGKYESKQAGIRQIKLAFVVDECHRAVTPQAQKVISRFFVHSTWYGFTGTPIFAENKREQLGNLAQTTEEQYGNCLHEYTVKEAIHDKAVLGFQVEYKSTIMNEIEEKDISSEVYEKDSHMLRVIDSIVNQSVRKLGLNRGVGNTYSAILTVKSIAIAQRYFDYFKELKEEGTLTREGVTVTLSEEIKRMVPDFPRVAITYSVSENESSSIQSQEKMKQAIEYYNQQFNTHFHVMDYRGYNTNLNDRLARKSDRYQFRDQQLDLVIVVDRLLTGFDAPSLSTLFIDRLPMKPQHLVQAFSRTNRLFDQQKKHGQIVTFQAPQLFKESVDNALKLYSNGGENFVLAPEWSEEKADFDEKVKQLFAIASTPEQTPDIDRASDEELRRFAKAYQEFDKLFASIQVYSEYDEQAALSTVGLTKSMIESYNGKYQNVIDELKNRKDPDEDKTLTKVDIYYALESIRTDVINYEYIITLIQAFIPEEENDIQEISPRDVASIDKYIIDLEKSNSKLATVISNLWAQIQMDPIRYKGQSVMEILEEEIQEKVEDSLREFSEEYAVGQSELQFVANHYRLGKEKQRGEQALIDSQNFNKYQENKGADALNRLKYKRAVKKKHKELIEEEIIPLQRKR
- a CDS encoding transposase, which translates into the protein MKKAIKIKLFPTDEQQELLFQSCGVARKAYNLCKELDLQYLKQFGKGINDRDFGPLMTQIRRGDDFPYMKLVSADVAKQAVKDYITARSRSFKNFKNGYHVNWKTRKSKLSFYADYVKTKVKRKAVYISMIGDIKTSSQLPRNFKLGNPRVSYDGLSWWISITTEVPKPEQVELTDVSIGLDLGLTTLVTTSDGQTFDNIMKSESVKELDKKIKQYQRALSRKERGSKKYQQTYERFLKCVQKKTNIRRNYAFHVANALVRTKPKRIVMESLSIKHMLKNKRLAKAIHDVAWYNLQTIIIQKANFFGIEVVKVDSRFPSSQLCCVCGNRQPMPLDKREYNCQHCGISINRDLNAAINLASI
- a CDS encoding site-specific integrase, with product MDATNLFSEYYEQWMTIYKKDSVRSITLAKYQMTLKWIRQLAPDLTLEQLNRLNYQTLLNDYAKVHERQTTMDFHHQLKSAILDAVDEGYLERDPTRKAIIKGKIPRNKKPKYLSQFELHSLLQQLDLSNQLNWDWFILLIAKTGIRFSEALALTPEDFDFPHQILSINKTWDYKGDGGFAPTKNKSSHRKIRIDWQLVIQFSQLIKGFEAEKPIFTDGKVYNSTINDRLSRHCRQAEIPVISIHGLRHTHASLLLSAGVSIASVAQRLGHSSMTTTQKTYLHIIQELENKDTDIIMRSMSELY
- a CDS encoding restriction endonuclease subunit S, whose product is MEFVLFITERQSILIQQAWEQRKLGEVADKVNEKNIGLQYIETFTNSAEFGIISQRDFFDHDIAKVNSLDGYYIVRSEDFVYNPRISISAPVGPINRNKLAKIGVMSPLYTVFRTHDIDTTYLEYFFKSRYWHSFMNFNGNSGARSDRFSIKDSIFFEMPIPLPHIVEQQKIGEYLTTLDHLITLHQRNEKFYSNFKKLLSHYNTFYKSI
- a CDS encoding restriction endonuclease subunit S, encoding MTNNKIIQPKVRFKEFAGEGAKAWEQRKLGEVADKVNEKNIGLQYIETFTNSAEFGIISQRDFFDHDIAKVNSLDGYYIVRSEDFVYNPRISISAPVGPINRNKLAKIGVMSPLYTVFRTHDIDTTYLEYFFKSRYWHSFMNFNGNSGARSDRFSIKDSIFFEMPIPLPHIVEQQKIGEYLTTLDHLITLHQRKEEGLQTLKKTLLAKMFPKNGKNIPELRFKGFSDAWEQRKLGEIVDVRSGKDYKHLSQGNIPVYGTGGYMLSVDSALSYEKDAIGIGRKGTINSPYLLRAPFWTVDTLFYSIPQDSFDLMFIYCIFQKINWYKKDESTGVPSLSKININNSKVFITNTEEQSYIGKCFSHLDHLITLHQRKVEKLKILKKSMLEKMFI